Proteins co-encoded in one Candidatus Thiodictyon syntrophicum genomic window:
- the cheB gene encoding chemotaxis-specific protein-glutamate methyltransferase CheB produces the protein MSLPPVPAPVRVLVVDDSATARDLIRALIEDDPRLTVCGEAADGRAAVEQAQRLRPALITMDLSMPVLDGLGAIAEIMDQCATRILVVSDCADAAHAMAAVAGGALDATYKPGLTDGAAFTDRLYLLSGVPVIRHLRARGETGGPAARTLGAPTVPPARPPDPGRAPTPPDGAVIAIAASTGGPAALAALLPALPAGLAAPVLIAQHICDGFAAGMAAWLTTLCRLPVGLARDDEVLLPGRVYLADSATHLDLLPGRRLRLSPCAASDLYHPSCDRLLCSVAAVVGRRAIGVILTGMGRDGARGIAAIAAAGGTTIAQDEGSSVVFGMNREAIASGAVARVLPLHAIAAELVRLVAAGPGVAAGRDLGLEA, from the coding sequence ATGAGTCTGCCCCCGGTGCCGGCGCCGGTCCGGGTCCTGGTGGTGGACGACAGCGCCACCGCCCGGGACCTGATCCGCGCCCTGATCGAGGACGACCCGCGCCTGACGGTCTGCGGCGAGGCGGCGGACGGCCGGGCGGCCGTGGAACAGGCACAGCGGCTGCGGCCCGCGCTCATCACCATGGATCTCAGCATGCCGGTGCTCGATGGGTTGGGGGCCATCGCCGAGATCATGGACCAGTGCGCGACCCGCATCCTGGTGGTCTCCGACTGCGCGGATGCCGCCCATGCGATGGCCGCCGTGGCCGGCGGCGCCCTGGACGCGACCTACAAGCCCGGCCTGACCGATGGGGCCGCCTTTACCGATCGGCTCTATCTCCTGTCCGGGGTCCCGGTGATCCGGCATCTGCGCGCCCGCGGCGAGACCGGCGGCCCGGCCGCGCGGACCCTCGGCGCGCCCACCGTCCCCCCCGCCCGGCCGCCGGACCCGGGCCGCGCGCCGACCCCGCCGGACGGCGCCGTGATTGCCATCGCCGCCTCCACCGGCGGGCCGGCGGCCCTGGCGGCCTTGCTGCCGGCCCTGCCCGCGGGGCTCGCGGCCCCGGTGCTGATCGCCCAACACATCTGCGACGGCTTCGCCGCCGGCATGGCGGCCTGGCTGACGACCCTGTGCCGGCTCCCGGTCGGCCTCGCCCGCGATGACGAGGTCCTGCTGCCGGGCCGGGTCTATCTGGCCGACTCCGCCACCCATCTGGACCTGCTGCCGGGGCGCCGTCTGCGCCTCTCCCCGTGCGCCGCGAGCGATCTCTACCACCCGAGTTGCGACCGGCTCCTGTGTTCGGTGGCCGCGGTGGTCGGCCGCCGGGCGATCGGTGTCATCTTGACCGGCATGGGCCGCGACGGCGCCCGCGGCATCGCCGCCATCGCCGCCGCCGGCGGCACCACCATCGCCCAGGACGAGGGCAGTTCGGTGGTCTTCGGGATGAACCGCGAGGCGATCGCAAGCGGCGCCGTGGCGCGGGTGCTGCCGCTGCACGCGATCGCCGCGGAACTGGTGCGACTGGTCGCGGCCGGACCCGGGGTCGCCGCCGGTCGCGACCTGGGGCTCGAGGCGTGA
- a CDS encoding methyl-accepting chemotaxis protein has protein sequence MFKNLHLWANIMLGMGLAILLAIGGLSYASLLGLRAVVREAERAELHQSMESLTAAVAGQARLAETLSALVANLPEVRQRFAAGDRAWLQATLLPAYQVLAKDYGAVQFQFHTPPATSFLRLHLPEKFGDDLSAIRHSVVDANRTRKPQEGLEVGVAGLGVRGMVPLGEADRHLGVVEFGMSFGQPFFDAFKARFGVDAGLHVLRNEAFETFAGTLGKRPLLDAATLRAALAGTPQFEQMQQDGRPLAVYAAVIRDYSGAPLGVVEVAKDSSTYQAAVRAATREAWLIGGLALLLSLAIAQLTARPLSRRIRGLAAGVERVAAGDLSRDVPQDGHDELAGLARAANEMRRRLQVLVTEVETQAGAVHRAAEDIAQAVDGQAANSTQMSASVAEITSTMEELSASSSQIAEYSESVVGVAGRTFDSSREGAQAMQRLVTRMADIGGDSQRALNEILDLGRKSKEISRVMEIIDTVADQTRLIAFNAALEAVSAGEAGRRFGVVATEIRRLADSVSESTGEIARKVAETQESISRLVVTSEKGTAGIEQGMQESAATARLLDTMVDGAGETTRAAQQISLSSQQQRTASNQVVMALREIVAASADTAASVRRIADIAAEMARLAAALDERMGLFTLAPAHTEPPGQPNAQAAASP, from the coding sequence ATGTTCAAGAACCTGCACCTCTGGGCCAACATCATGCTGGGCATGGGGCTCGCGATCCTGCTGGCGATCGGGGGCCTGAGTTACGCGAGTCTGCTCGGGCTGCGGGCGGTGGTGCGCGAGGCGGAGCGGGCGGAGTTGCACCAGTCGATGGAAAGCCTGACGGCGGCGGTGGCGGGGCAGGCGCGGCTGGCGGAGACCCTGAGCGCGCTGGTAGCCAACCTCCCGGAGGTGCGGCAGCGCTTCGCGGCAGGCGACCGGGCCTGGCTGCAGGCGACGCTGCTGCCGGCCTATCAGGTCCTGGCGAAGGACTACGGGGCGGTGCAGTTCCAGTTCCACACCCCGCCGGCCACCTCCTTCCTGCGCCTGCACCTGCCCGAGAAGTTCGGCGACGACCTGTCCGCGATCCGCCACTCGGTGGTGGATGCCAACCGGACCCGCAAGCCCCAGGAGGGTCTGGAGGTCGGGGTTGCGGGGCTCGGGGTGCGCGGCATGGTGCCGCTCGGCGAGGCCGACCGGCACCTGGGCGTGGTCGAGTTCGGGATGTCCTTCGGCCAACCCTTCTTCGACGCCTTCAAGGCGCGCTTCGGGGTGGATGCCGGCCTGCATGTGCTGCGCAACGAGGCCTTCGAGACCTTTGCCGGGACCCTCGGCAAGCGGCCGCTTCTCGACGCGGCGACGCTGCGGGCGGCCCTGGCCGGCACACCCCAGTTTGAACAGATGCAACAGGACGGCCGACCGCTGGCCGTCTATGCCGCCGTCATCCGGGACTACTCGGGCGCCCCGTTGGGGGTGGTGGAGGTGGCCAAGGACAGTTCGACCTACCAGGCGGCGGTGCGCGCCGCCACCCGCGAGGCCTGGCTGATCGGGGGTCTGGCGCTGCTCCTGAGCCTGGCGATTGCGCAGTTGACCGCGCGCCCGCTCAGCCGGCGCATCCGCGGCCTGGCCGCGGGGGTGGAGCGCGTAGCGGCGGGCGACCTGAGCCGTGATGTCCCGCAGGACGGGCACGACGAGTTGGCGGGGCTGGCGCGGGCTGCCAACGAGATGCGCCGCCGCCTGCAGGTGCTGGTGACCGAGGTCGAGACCCAGGCCGGCGCGGTCCACCGGGCGGCCGAGGACATCGCGCAGGCGGTCGACGGGCAGGCGGCCAACTCGACCCAGATGTCGGCATCGGTGGCCGAAATCACCTCGACCATGGAGGAGTTGTCCGCCTCCTCGAGCCAGATCGCCGAGTATTCGGAGTCGGTGGTGGGGGTGGCGGGGCGCACCTTCGACAGCAGCCGCGAGGGCGCCCAGGCGATGCAGCGGCTGGTGACCCGGATGGCGGACATCGGCGGGGACAGCCAGCGGGCCTTAAACGAGATCCTCGACCTGGGCCGCAAGTCCAAGGAGATCTCCCGGGTGATGGAGATCATCGATACGGTGGCGGATCAGACCCGGCTGATCGCCTTCAACGCCGCCCTGGAGGCCGTCTCCGCCGGTGAGGCCGGGCGGCGCTTCGGGGTGGTCGCGACCGAGATCCGGCGCCTGGCCGACTCGGTGAGCGAGTCGACCGGGGAGATCGCCCGCAAGGTCGCCGAGACCCAGGAGTCCATCAGCCGCCTGGTGGTGACCTCCGAGAAGGGCACCGCGGGGATCGAGCAGGGGATGCAGGAGTCCGCCGCGACGGCGCGGCTGCTCGACACCATGGTGGACGGGGCCGGCGAGACCACCCGTGCGGCGCAGCAGATCAGCCTCTCCAGCCAGCAACAGCGCACCGCCAGCAACCAGGTCGTGATGGCCCTGCGCGAGATCGTCGCGGCCAGCGCCGACACCGCCGCCTCGGTGCGGCGCATCGCCGACATCGCCGCCGAGATGGCGCGGCTCGCCGCCGCGCTCGATGAGCGCATGGGCCTCTTCACGCTGGCGCCGGCGCACACCGAGCCGCCGGGCCAGCCGAATGCTCAGGCGGCGGCTTCGCCATGA
- the nifJ gene encoding pyruvate:ferredoxin (flavodoxin) oxidoreductase has protein sequence MSQSAELVTLDGNEAVAYVAHMTNEVIAIYPITPSSNMGEWADEWSAQGVKNLWGTVPSVVEMQSEAGAAGALHGALQGGSLATTFTASQGLLLMIPNMYKIAGELSPAVIHVAARALAAQGLSIFGDHSDVMATRATGFAMLSSASVQEAMDFALIAQAATLQSRVPFVHFFDGFRTSHEVVKVERLSVETVRAMIDEDLVRACRDRALNPNHPILRGTAQNPDVYFQGRETVNGYYSAVPAIVQQTMDKFAQLTGRQYSLFEYAGAPDAERVIVIMGSGIGATEETVNDLVARGEKIGLIKVRLYRPFDPSYLLAALPVTARRVAVLDRCKEPGADGEPLYKDVVTGLAQALADGRMATMPRVIGGRYGLSSKEFTPGMVKGVFDELKKDTPKNNFTIGIHDDLTHLSLTWDPSYRPDAPGVTACVFFGLGSDGTVSANKNSIKIIAEETPNYGQGYFQYDSKKAGAVTISHLRFGANPIHSNYLVGDDEAKFVACHQPNFLSRYAMLNHACRGGVFLLNSATPADRVWNDLPRTMQQAILDKQLSFYVIDAYGIAEATGMGRRINTIMQTCFFAISGILPREEAIEHIKYAVKKTYGKKGQRLLDRNYQAIDATLAGLHQVQVPGQVTSTFDRPATVPGNAPEFIRNVTACLIEGHGDSLPVSLMPVDGTWPTGTTKYEKRNLALKLPEWDRDLCTHCGKCPLVCPHAAIRAKVFPEALTADGPATFQHVQIKGKDFPAGMHISYQIAPDDCTGCGLCVDVCPIRDRKDPNHKALNMVDAHERHAIEQANWDFFLTLPEYDRRELDPTKIKHAMMLEPLFEFSGACVGCGETPYIKLATQLFGDRMMVANATGCSSIYGGNLPTTPYSKNPDGRGPAWNNSLFEDNAEFGLGMRLAVDKQVEQARELIKTLAEPIGTELVTALLAADQSTEAGIFEQRERVALLKTRLAGIDRIEARILEGICEQLVKRSVWIIGGDGWAYDIGYGGVDHVLASGRNVNLLILDTEVYSNTGGQNSKSTPMGAVAKFAAGGKASFKKDMAMMAMAYQNVYVASVAFGAKDVQTVRAFLEAESYDGPSVIIAYAPCIAHGVDLSNNLRQQDLAVNSGHWGLFRYDPRRTAAGENPLLIDSKAPSIPYRDFINTETRFSVLTRTHPDAAEHFLQLAQKHVKTRFQLYEQLAHLAVQEAGVTEGAKPKE, from the coding sequence ATGTCGCAATCTGCTGAACTGGTCACCCTCGACGGTAACGAGGCTGTCGCCTATGTCGCTCACATGACCAACGAGGTCATCGCGATCTACCCGATCACCCCCTCATCGAACATGGGTGAATGGGCGGACGAGTGGTCTGCCCAGGGGGTCAAGAACCTCTGGGGCACGGTGCCGTCGGTGGTGGAGATGCAGAGCGAGGCGGGCGCCGCCGGGGCCCTGCACGGCGCCCTGCAAGGGGGGTCGCTGGCGACCACCTTCACCGCCTCCCAGGGCCTGCTGCTGATGATCCCCAACATGTACAAGATCGCGGGTGAGCTGTCCCCGGCGGTCATCCATGTGGCGGCCCGCGCCCTGGCGGCCCAGGGGCTGTCGATCTTCGGTGACCACTCGGACGTGATGGCGACCCGCGCCACCGGCTTTGCGATGCTCTCCTCGGCCTCGGTCCAGGAGGCGATGGACTTCGCCCTGATCGCGCAGGCCGCCACCCTGCAGAGCCGCGTCCCCTTCGTGCACTTCTTCGACGGCTTCCGCACCTCCCACGAGGTGGTCAAGGTCGAGCGCCTGTCGGTCGAGACGGTCCGCGCCATGATCGACGAGGACCTGGTGCGCGCCTGCCGGGACCGCGCCCTGAACCCCAACCACCCGATCCTGCGCGGTACCGCCCAGAATCCGGACGTCTATTTCCAGGGTCGGGAGACGGTCAACGGCTATTACTCGGCCGTGCCCGCCATCGTCCAGCAGACCATGGACAAGTTCGCCCAACTCACCGGCCGTCAGTACAGCCTCTTCGAGTATGCCGGGGCGCCGGACGCCGAGCGGGTGATCGTGATCATGGGCTCCGGGATCGGCGCCACCGAGGAGACGGTGAACGACCTGGTCGCCCGCGGCGAGAAGATCGGGCTCATCAAGGTGCGCCTCTACCGCCCCTTCGATCCGTCCTACCTGCTGGCGGCCCTGCCGGTCACCGCCCGGCGCGTGGCGGTGCTGGACCGCTGCAAGGAGCCCGGCGCCGACGGCGAGCCGCTCTACAAGGACGTGGTCACGGGTCTCGCGCAGGCGCTGGCGGACGGGCGCATGGCCACCATGCCGCGGGTGATCGGCGGGCGCTACGGACTTTCCTCCAAGGAGTTTACCCCGGGCATGGTCAAGGGGGTCTTCGATGAACTCAAGAAGGACACGCCCAAGAACAACTTCACCATCGGCATCCACGACGACCTGACCCACCTGAGCCTCACCTGGGACCCGAGCTACCGCCCCGACGCCCCCGGTGTCACCGCCTGCGTGTTCTTCGGCCTGGGCTCGGACGGGACCGTCTCGGCCAACAAGAACTCGATCAAGATCATCGCGGAGGAGACGCCCAACTACGGTCAGGGCTATTTCCAGTACGACTCCAAGAAGGCTGGCGCGGTCACCATCAGCCACCTGCGCTTCGGTGCCAACCCGATCCACAGCAACTACCTGGTCGGCGATGACGAGGCGAAGTTCGTCGCCTGTCACCAGCCCAATTTCCTCAGCCGCTACGCGATGCTCAACCACGCCTGCCGCGGCGGCGTCTTCCTGCTCAACTCCGCCACCCCGGCGGATCGGGTCTGGAACGACCTGCCGCGCACCATGCAGCAGGCGATTCTCGACAAGCAGTTGAGCTTCTATGTGATCGACGCCTACGGCATCGCCGAGGCGACCGGCATGGGGCGGCGCATCAACACCATCATGCAGACCTGCTTCTTCGCCATCTCCGGCATCCTGCCGCGCGAGGAGGCGATCGAGCACATCAAGTATGCGGTGAAGAAGACCTACGGCAAGAAGGGCCAGCGCCTGCTCGACCGTAACTATCAGGCGATCGATGCGACCCTGGCGGGGCTGCATCAGGTGCAGGTCCCGGGCCAGGTGACGAGCACCTTCGACCGCCCGGCGACGGTCCCGGGCAACGCGCCTGAGTTCATCCGCAACGTCACCGCCTGCCTGATCGAGGGCCATGGCGACAGCCTGCCCGTGAGCCTGATGCCCGTCGACGGCACCTGGCCGACCGGCACCACCAAGTACGAGAAGCGCAACCTGGCGCTCAAGCTCCCCGAGTGGGATCGGGACCTGTGCACCCACTGCGGCAAGTGCCCGCTGGTCTGCCCCCATGCCGCGATCCGCGCCAAGGTCTTCCCGGAGGCGCTGACGGCGGATGGCCCGGCCACCTTCCAGCACGTCCAGATCAAGGGCAAGGACTTCCCCGCCGGGATGCACATCAGCTACCAGATCGCCCCGGACGACTGCACCGGCTGCGGGCTGTGCGTCGACGTCTGTCCCATCCGCGACCGCAAGGACCCCAACCACAAGGCGCTCAACATGGTGGACGCCCATGAGCGTCACGCCATCGAGCAGGCCAACTGGGACTTCTTCCTGACCCTGCCGGAGTACGATCGCCGCGAACTGGACCCGACCAAGATCAAGCACGCGATGATGCTCGAGCCCCTGTTCGAGTTCTCCGGGGCCTGCGTGGGCTGCGGTGAGACCCCCTACATCAAGCTCGCCACCCAGCTCTTCGGCGACCGCATGATGGTCGCCAACGCCACCGGCTGCTCATCGATCTATGGCGGCAACCTGCCGACCACCCCCTACAGCAAGAACCCGGACGGCCGGGGGCCGGCCTGGAACAACTCGCTGTTCGAGGACAACGCCGAGTTCGGGCTGGGGATGCGGCTCGCGGTCGACAAGCAGGTGGAGCAGGCGCGGGAACTGATCAAGACGCTGGCGGAGCCGATCGGTACTGAACTGGTCACGGCCCTGCTCGCCGCGGATCAGAGCACCGAGGCCGGGATCTTCGAGCAACGCGAGCGCGTCGCCCTGCTCAAGACCCGCCTGGCCGGGATCGACCGGATCGAGGCGCGCATCCTGGAGGGCATCTGCGAACAGCTCGTCAAGCGCAGCGTCTGGATCATCGGCGGTGACGGCTGGGCCTATGACATCGGCTACGGCGGCGTGGACCATGTCCTGGCCTCCGGGCGCAACGTCAATCTGCTGATCCTGGACACCGAGGTCTATTCCAATACCGGCGGCCAGAACTCCAAGTCCACGCCCATGGGTGCGGTCGCCAAGTTCGCCGCCGGCGGCAAGGCGTCATTCAAGAAGGACATGGCGATGATGGCCATGGCCTATCAGAACGTCTATGTCGCCTCGGTCGCCTTCGGTGCCAAGGACGTGCAGACCGTGCGCGCCTTCCTGGAGGCCGAGAGCTATGACGGCCCCTCGGTCATCATCGCCTATGCCCCCTGTATCGCCCACGGCGTGGATCTGTCAAACAACCTGCGCCAGCAGGACCTGGCGGTCAACTCCGGCCATTGGGGCCTGTTCCGCTATGACCCGCGGCGCACCGCGGCCGGGGAGAATCCGCTGCTGATCGACAGCAAGGCGCCGAGCATCCCCTACCGGGACTTCATCAACACCGAGACCCGCTTCTCGGTGCTGACCCGCACCCACCCGGATGCCGCCGAGCACTTCCTGCAACTGGCGCAGAAGCATGTGAAGACCCGCTTCCAGCTCTATGAACAGCTTGCGCACCTCGCGGTGCAAGAGGCGGGCGTCACGGAAGGGGCCAAGCCCAAGGAATAA
- the rimI gene encoding ribosomal protein S18-alanine N-acetyltransferase, whose product MNAAVDPTLHLRPMQAPDLDAVMACERANYEFPWQEEVFVECLRVGYNCWVAELGRVVVAHGVMSVGADECHILNLCVHPHLQGLGYGRRLLRRLLGLARRRGADTAFLEVRVSNQGARGLYAAEGFCEIGTRRGYYPARNGREDAVVLALAL is encoded by the coding sequence ATGAACGCCGCCGTGGACCCAACCCTGCACCTGCGTCCCATGCAAGCCCCCGATCTGGACGCGGTGATGGCGTGCGAGCGGGCCAACTACGAGTTCCCATGGCAGGAGGAGGTCTTCGTGGAATGTCTGCGGGTGGGCTACAACTGCTGGGTCGCGGAGCTGGGCCGGGTGGTGGTCGCCCATGGCGTCATGTCCGTGGGGGCCGACGAGTGCCACATACTCAATCTCTGCGTCCATCCGCACTTACAGGGCCTGGGCTACGGGCGGCGGCTGCTGCGGCGGCTCCTGGGGCTCGCCAGGCGGCGCGGCGCCGACACCGCCTTCCTGGAGGTGCGGGTCTCGAACCAGGGCGCCCGCGGGCTCTATGCCGCCGAGGGCTTCTGTGAGATCGGCACCCGCCGCGGCTACTACCCCGCGCGCAACGGGCGGGAGGACGCGGTGGTGCTGGCGTTGGCCCTGTGA
- a CDS encoding CheR family methyltransferase gives MNLEAARGLLQVRLGLRLEGQDEARLQRAVQQRMTALGMDAGPAYLAQLHTDATELTALAGLLTIKETYFYREPQHLRLLTGHLAPLLLRGRAAGVPVRILSAGCATGEEPYSIAIALRERYAASAARLFRIEAVDLDPQAIASARAGRYRPYALRALDPDLKARWFTPAPDGTHQVTEPIRQGVAFRPLNLVADPYPDALHGQDLIFYRNLSIYFDAATRAAVLRRLRTLLRPGGYLIVGLAETLANGFGIFALCEREGVWYFANAAAEASPPPPPTLPTAGPGTADRCPPPVAPPAPAMVPLPADPGPARDTLPQAAGVPAPILDEARREAHRSDHEESYRQALALARAERFAAALEVLAPLCAAPRALPLHLRLLAQLLLEGGDQEGAAAAARRVLALDAWSVDALVLLGRIARAQGDLGEAVAHLRRAIYARPDHWPAHLELAQCRAADGHPEAARREYRIALRLLGEAGPTADQTGPLPAALPVADLRHLCRARLARLGEPT, from the coding sequence GTGAACCTGGAGGCCGCCCGCGGGCTGCTCCAGGTGCGGCTGGGGCTGCGCTTGGAGGGCCAGGACGAGGCCCGATTGCAGCGGGCGGTGCAACAGCGGATGACGGCGCTGGGGATGGACGCCGGCCCCGCCTATCTGGCACAGCTGCACACCGACGCGACCGAGCTTACAGCCCTGGCCGGTCTCTTGACCATCAAGGAGACCTATTTCTATCGCGAGCCCCAACACCTGCGCCTGCTCACCGGGCACCTGGCCCCGCTGCTGCTGCGCGGGCGCGCCGCGGGGGTACCGGTGCGCATCCTCTCGGCGGGCTGCGCGACCGGGGAGGAGCCCTACTCCATCGCCATCGCCTTGCGCGAGCGCTACGCGGCATCGGCGGCACGGCTGTTCCGCATCGAGGCCGTCGATCTGGACCCCCAGGCCATCGCCAGCGCCCGCGCCGGCCGCTATCGGCCCTACGCCTTACGCGCCCTGGACCCAGACCTTAAGGCACGCTGGTTCACCCCGGCGCCCGACGGCACCCACCAGGTCACCGAACCCATCCGCCAGGGGGTCGCCTTTCGCCCCTTGAACCTGGTGGCCGACCCCTATCCGGACGCCTTGCACGGCCAGGACCTGATCTTTTATCGCAACCTCTCGATCTATTTCGACGCGGCCACCCGCGCGGCGGTGCTGCGCCGACTGCGCACCCTGTTGCGACCGGGCGGCTACCTGATCGTCGGCCTGGCCGAGACCCTGGCCAACGGCTTCGGGATCTTCGCCCTCTGTGAGCGGGAGGGGGTCTGGTACTTCGCCAACGCAGCCGCGGAGGCCTCGCCCCCGCCCCCGCCGACGCTGCCGACCGCGGGTCCCGGCACCGCGGACCGCTGTCCGCCCCCCGTCGCGCCCCCGGCGCCCGCGATGGTGCCGCTTCCCGCCGACCCGGGTCCCGCCCGCGATACCCTGCCCCAGGCCGCCGGCGTCCCCGCGCCGATCCTCGACGAGGCACGCCGGGAGGCGCACCGCTCTGACCACGAGGAGTCCTACCGTCAGGCCCTGGCCCTGGCCCGGGCCGAGCGCTTCGCCGCCGCCCTGGAGGTCCTGGCCCCGCTGTGTGCCGCGCCGCGGGCGCTCCCCCTGCACCTGCGGCTGCTGGCCCAACTCCTGCTCGAAGGCGGCGACCAGGAGGGGGCGGCGGCGGCGGCGCGGCGGGTGTTGGCCCTGGATGCCTGGTCGGTGGATGCACTGGTGCTGCTCGGGCGCATCGCCCGCGCCCAGGGCGACCTGGGGGAGGCCGTCGCCCACCTGCGCCGGGCCATCTATGCCCGTCCGGACCACTGGCCGGCCCATCTCGAACTGGCCCAGTGTCGCGCCGCCGACGGCCATCCCGAGGCCGCCCGCCGCGAGTACCGGATCGCGCTGCGGCTCTTGGGGGAGGCGGGTCCGACAGCGGATCAGACCGGCCCTCTGCCCGCCGCCCTGCCCGTCGCCGACCTGCGGCACCTGTGCCGGGCGCGCCTGGCGCGGCTCGGCGAGCCGACTTGA